One Pantoea eucalypti genomic region harbors:
- a CDS encoding GNAT family N-acetyltransferase: MHASPLNISLRPFLLSDVSAFTAAVNASLDSLIPWMVWAHHDYQPHDAESWIRFTHWQRMKEEAEEFAIVDQHDQLLGGAGIRFARHPGDTSAIGYWVRSDVQRQGIASRAVAKLLPLGFSRPETRLIEILAAEDNLASRRVAEKCGGQFIGCRYGLIVLEAGPVNTAIYHFHRPDAG, from the coding sequence ATGCACGCCTCCCCACTGAACATCTCCCTCCGACCTTTTCTGCTAAGCGACGTCTCCGCGTTTACCGCTGCGGTCAATGCTTCTCTGGACAGCCTGATCCCGTGGATGGTCTGGGCGCATCACGATTACCAGCCTCATGATGCCGAAAGCTGGATCCGCTTTACCCACTGGCAACGGATGAAGGAGGAAGCGGAAGAGTTTGCGATTGTTGATCAGCATGACCAGCTGCTGGGGGGCGCAGGAATACGCTTTGCCCGCCATCCGGGTGACACCAGCGCAATAGGTTACTGGGTTCGCAGTGACGTTCAGCGCCAGGGAATTGCCAGCCGCGCGGTGGCAAAGCTACTCCCTCTGGGGTTTTCACGACCGGAGACCCGGTTGATTGAAATTCTGGCGGCGGAGGACAATCTGGCCAGTCGGAGAGTCGCTGAAAAGTGCGGCGGTCAGTTTATTGGCTGTCGCTATGGCCTGATCGTATTAGAGGCGGGACCGGTTAATACGGCGATTTATCATTTTCACCGGCCGGACGCCGGTTGA